The Deinococcus gobiensis I-0 genome includes the window CATACCTGACCTGATCCGCCGTGGTCTGGAAATCAGCAGGGACAGCTAGGCGGCAGTCGCTGCGCTCTACACCGAAGGCCGACTTGACGGTGGCGACCTGAGCCACGGCCTGCAAACTCAGCAGTCCGGCCATGCCCAGCAGGAGTGATAGACGTAGGGTGGTGGTCCCCGTGTGAACGAGACCCAGCGACCGGGCAAGTCGGTGGGGGCTGCCCAGGTCCCGCAGGGCCGCCGTCTCGGCGGCCTCGGGACTCATGCCCAGCAACTGATAGCGGTAGAGCTTGTCCTCAATGGCCCCCCGGAGTTCAGCCCGCACGTCGGCGCGCCGACGGCCCCATAGACCCAGCGCGGCCCGCTGCAGGTAACGTTCGGTGCGCTTCATACGCCACCACCGATGATGCCGCGTACGGCGCGGGTGAAGCGCTCATACTTCTCGCGCTGAAGACGCAGTTCCTGCTGTCCGGCAGGCGTGAGCTGGTAGATCTTGACGGGACTGCCACCACGGGGCAGCACCTGGAAGGCTCCCTGGAGGAAACCCTGTTTCTCCAGGCGGTGAAGGGCGGGGTAGAGGGTGCCTTCGCGCAGGGCAAACTCCCCGTCGGTAGCGGCCTGCACGTCGGCGATGATCTGGCCGCCGTAGCGGGGACCCTGCTCGAGAGTAGCGAGGAGGAGAAGGTCGAGGTGGCCTTTGAGCTGTTGGGCGTCCATAGGGCTCCTTCCGATGGTCGGCGAGCGACATCGTTTATCGAGGTAAAAGCATCGTAATCCTATGGACATAGGAAAGCAAGGCCATGCCTGAGAAGCAGCGATGGAGCCGCCTGCAGCATGCGCTGATCTCTCTGATGCTCACTGCATCTTCAGCGCGGTTGACTGATTTCTCTCCAGAATCCGTTTGACTTGAACGGCATGCCAGGAACCGCCTTGGCGGGTCTGGAAGCCATGTAGCTCCAGTTGGGCAGCAATGGCCCGCAAGGTCAGCCCCTGGCTCCGGAGCGCCCCAGCGTAGGCAGCCACGGTGCGCATGTCCTGAACTGCGCGCTGCTTCGATGCCTCTGCGCCCCTGCGCTGCGCCTCCACAGTCAGGTTCTCTGGCTTGCCCAACTTGAGGCCCCGGGCCTTGCGGGCCGCCAGAGCGGCCTTCGTCCTTGCGGAGATCAACTGAGCTTCCCGCTCGGCGACGGCGGCCATCACGTGTATGGTCAGGTTGTCGGCCTCAGGCATATCGACGGCCACAAAGCGGACGCTGGATTCCATGAGGCTGGCGACGACCGCCACGTTGCGCGCGAGGCGATCGAGTTTGGCGATGAGGAGGACGCCTCCAAGACGGCGGGTCTGATCGAGGGCGGCTTCGAGTTGGGGGCGGCGACGCTTCCGAGTTCCGGTTTCGACTTCGGTGACCTCAGCGACCAGTTCCAGGCCCTTGCTCCGGGCGTATGCCAGGACGGCGGCCTGTTGCGCCTCCAAACCAAGGCCACTTTGACCTTGTTTTTGGGTGGAGACGCGGTAGTAGGCGACGGCGGGGGTAGTCACCGGATCATGTTACAGGAGTCATCGGAGCGTTCGACAACTGTAACAATGCTACCGAAGCCCCTTGTTCTAGAAAAATGAATAACATTCCACCTATTCCTCTAAAAATACGATATCTCTACTAAATCTAGATTTAGTAGAGATATCGTATGCTGTAACCACATACATCAATCATCTTCTATAAAATCACTTCGAAGTTGATTAAGGTAAGCCCGAGCCACAATATATTCGTCCCCGCCGTACTGATTGAACATCTCGTTCAAAGAGTCGATAGCAACCACCGCCTCCGACCCTGTTTTTGAGATGCTGAGAGAATGAAGCAGCTGGTCAAAGGCCATAAACTGCGATTGATGGGCCGTGCAGATACTTTGCCGCACGACCACACAGACCGATTGAAGTTGTTTCAGCTGGTGGGTTGCTTCCATTCACTACCTCCGTCAGGCCAACCGATCGGGGGCCACGACGGTACTGGGGGGACCGTAGGAGCGGCAACCGACGCCTGAACTTGAACATCCTGCCCCTGCGCCGGAGCGCTCAGCGTAATGGCCACGAAGAGGGTACAGATCAGCATCGGGATGTTCATTTTGGTCATGGTGTTCGCTCCTTGGTTGGTATGGCCGAAGCTTAGTCCCAGGGGTGGGAATCAACTGGGAATGTTCCCTGCTACCCCATATGGAGTCCCAGACTCCTGAGCTGACGCACCGTGTCCACAGTGGGCGATTCACCAAATTCCCTCTCCAACATGCTCCGGTACACCTGAAATGCGCTGCCCGCTTCAGACGACTGAACACTCAAGAGGGTACGAATCAAGGCCAGATGCATCTCTCCCTCAGTAGGCTGTGTCCGAACAGCGAGTTTGAGCAGGGCGACCGCCTGCGCCGGCTGTACCTGCGCCACTTGTCCCTCGATCTCACCAAGAGCATAGAGTTGATCCCGACGAACCGTTTCGCGTACATCGTCCACCCAGTCCGCTGTGATATCAGACGCCAGTCCTTCGACAGGAAGACTGAGAAGAGCCTCGTAGTCTCCTTGCTGCGCGGCCTTGATGGCCTCCTGGAGATTGAGAACGACGCGCAGTTCAGGTTGCAGGGAATAGGTTCCTTGAGAGTAGGGAAGCGGATCACCAGCAAAATCCAACGCCTCTTTGAGCATCTGTCTGAGCCGCCGAACTACGACGCGGAAATACTCGTGATGCTTCGGATCTCGCGAGCCGTCCCATAGATCATTGAGGATGTCGTGCAGGGTCCCCTGCTTACGCCACAACAGCCAGAACAGCAGTTCTCCAGACTTCGCCAGTGGCAACTTGACGGCTCTGGTCCCGACCCACGCTTCGATCTTCCGCCCCACCTCCACACGCAGGATTTCCTCTTGCCTGGGCTCCTCCGGGTGAACTTCCCCTGACACCAGTGGATGCTGGACTCCTTGTTTTGTAAGAAACTGACGCAGAGCCGCCAAATGACGCTGATCCGCGTAAGCAATGCTGGTGATCTCCAGGCCTTGGAGTGCCTGGCGGCTCACCTCAATCTGCTCTGCAAGGAGCGTCCCTTTGCGCTGCTGAATGGCCATCAGAAGAAGCTGGGCCCGCAAAGTATGCGTCTGCTCGACGCTCTCCTGAGCGGCAATATTCAAATGGGTCTCTGCGGATGCTAGGTCTCCCGCATCTAGGGCGTGAATGCCGGTGAACAGGGGGAGGAGATATCTCCTGAAAATGGGACGCTGAGTGTGCTCGACCAGCTGCTCATAGGCCTGCCGCGCCCGCACTTGCTCACCTGTCGCAGCGTATAGATCGAAGGTATTGGCATAGAGGAAGGGAAGGACCACAGGCAGTTTCAGGCGATGGATGGCGTCTTCCGCGTTGTGAAGTGACTGTGCCGCGCCCTCCCAGTCACCGCGAATCATCTTGTACCGCGCGAGCGTCTGGTAAAGGGTCGGCAGATGGATGGGTTGCGTACGTAAGGCCAAGTCGATGCATTCCGAGATCAGTAGAGACGCCTCTTCATGCCGGCCCTGCCGGAGCAGCACCTCGCTGAGTTCTGCCTCCATCTGCAAGGCTTTTCGCTGCTGCCCATGGGCGAGAAGAATAGTCCTCGCCCTCTGGAGGGCCGCCTCCCGCTCAGGCCAGCGGCGT containing:
- a CDS encoding PadR family transcriptional regulator, yielding MDAQQLKGHLDLLLLATLEQGPRYGGQIIADVQAATDGEFALREGTLYPALHRLEKQGFLQGAFQVLPRGGSPVKIYQLTPAGQQELRLQREKYERFTRAVRGIIGGGV
- a CDS encoding recombinase family protein produces the protein MTTPAVAYYRVSTQKQGQSGLGLEAQQAAVLAYARSKGLELVAEVTEVETGTRKRRRPQLEAALDQTRRLGGVLLIAKLDRLARNVAVVASLMESSVRFVAVDMPEADNLTIHVMAAVAEREAQLISARTKAALAARKARGLKLGKPENLTVEAQRRGAEASKQRAVQDMRTVAAYAGALRSQGLTLRAIAAQLELHGFQTRQGGSWHAVQVKRILERNQSTALKMQ